In Cololabis saira isolate AMF1-May2022 chromosome 10, fColSai1.1, whole genome shotgun sequence, a single window of DNA contains:
- the LOC133452754 gene encoding tubulin beta-2A chain has translation MREIVHIQAGQCGNQIGAKFWEVISDEHGIDPTGSYQGDSDLQLERINVYYNEASGSKFVPRAILVDLEPGTMDSVRSGPFGQLFRPDNFVFGQSGAGNNWAKGHYTEGAELVDSVLDVVRKESENCDCLQGFQLTHSLGGGTGSGMGTLLISKIREEYPDRIMNTFSVMPSPKVSDTVVEPYNATLSVHQLVENTDETFSIDNEALYDICFRTLKLTTPTYGDLNHLVSATMSGVTTCLRFPGQLNADLRKLAVNMVPFPRLHFFMPGFAPLTSRGSQQYRALSVPELTQQMFDAKNMMAACDPRHGRYLTVAAIFRGRMSMKEVDEQMLSVQNKNSSYFVEWIPNNVKTAVCDIPPRGLKMSATFIGNSTAIQELFRRISEQFTAMFRRKAFLHWYTGEGMDEMEFTEAESNMNDLVSEYQQYQDATADEMGEYEEDELEDEEEVRH, from the exons ATGAGGGAAATCGTTCACATCCAGGCCGGACAATGTGGCAACCAGATCGGAGCGAAG TTCTGGGAGGTGATAAGTGACGAGCATGGCATCGATCCTACCGGTAGCTACCAAGGTGACAGTGACCTGCAGCTGGAGAGGATAAATGTCTACTACAATGAGGCATcag GCAGCAAATTTGTGCCTCGTGCCATCCTGGTGgacctggaaccaggaaccatGGATTCAGTCCGCTCCGGCCCGTTTGGACAGCTATTCAGGCCTGACAACTTTGTCTTTG GTCAAAGTGGAGCAGGAAATAACTGGGCAAAGGGCCACTATACAGAAGGAGCTGAGCTGGTGGACTCAGTACTGGACGTGGTGAGAAAGGAGTCTGAGAACTGCGACTGTCTCCAGGGCTTCCAGCTCACCCACTCCCTGGGTGGAGGAACCGGCTCAGGGATGGGCACATTGCTCATCAGCAAGATTCGCGAGGAGTACCCTGATCGCATCATGAACACTTTCAGCGTCATGCCTTCCCCGAAAGTCTCCGATACCGTGGTGGAGCCTTACAACGCCACCCTCTCCGTCCACCAGTTGGTGGAAAACACAGATGAGACCTTCAGCATTGACAATGAAGCCCTTTACGATATCTGCTTCCGCACGTTGAAGCTGACCACACCGACCTACGGTGACCTCAACCACCTGGTCTCAGCCACCATGAGCGGAGTAACCACCTGTCTCCGCTTCCCCGGCCAGCTCAACGCTGACCTCCGTAAGCTCGCCGTCAACATGGTGCCCTTCCCCCGCTTGCACTTCTTCATGCCGGGCTTTGCACCTCTCACGAGCAGGGGGAGCCAGCAGTACCGCGCCCTCTCAGTTCCAGAGCTCACGCAGCAAATGTTTGATGCCAAGAACATGATGGCGGCATGCGACCCCCGTCACGGACGCTACCTCACGGTGGCAGCCATCTTCCGCGGCCGCATGTCCATGAAGGAAGTGGACGAGCAGATGCTGAGCGTGCAGAACAAGAACAGCAGCTACTTCGTGGAATGGATTCCCAACAACGTCAAGACCGCCGTGTGTGACATCCCTCCCCGCGGCCTCAAGATGTCCGCCACCTTCATCGGCAACAGCACGGCCATCCAAGAGCTGTTCCGGAGGATCTCTGAGCAGTTCACTGCCATGTTCCGCCGCAAGGCTTTCCTCCACTGGTACACTGGAGAGGGAATGGACGAGATGGAGTTCACTGAGGCGGAGAGCAACATGAACGACCTGGTGTCCGAGTACCAGCAGTACCAGGATGCCACTGCTGATGAAATGGGTGAATACGAAGAGGATGAACTAGAAGATGAGGAAGAAGTCCGCCACTGA